The DNA window GCTTCGTCTGACGTAAGAACTATACTCGTTCGATGGCCCCGTAGTTCTATGGGATTCATGGATAAAATTCTCGGCGAGACTCCATCCGGGAGTGCCGGGGATTATGTCGAGCTCGATTTGGACGACTTCGATGCTGCACCCGACGAATCGCAAACCAGCGTCCATATCGCCGAAATTCAGGGCCAACAGGACGTCATCGCCATCAAGGACGCCGTGTACGACGGCGACATCGTTATCGCTGACATCACACGACTTCGAACGCAGGATACCACCGTCGAACGAATCACGGACGAACTACAACAGGTCGCCCGCGAAGTCAACGGCGATATCGTTCAGAAAGGCGACGACCAACTCATCGTGACGCCCACTAGCGTCAGTATCAGCCGAACAAAACTCGGTCGGGATTAGACGTTATCCGGCGCATCCGCATCGTCCTCGACGGTTCGCTTCAGCGAATCGCGGCGTGCTTTCGCGTCGCGGCCGGTCGCTTCGAGGAGGAATTCGTTTTTCTTGCTTACCGCGTCGGCAGCAGCGTCAGCGTTTCCTTCCGCGATGACGTCCTCGGCCGGTCGCTCTTCGAAGTGAACGGCGAGTTTGTCTTTCTTGCCGCTGTACGATGCCGCACCGGCGACGATCCGCTCGAACACCGGATTGTCGGGTTCCTCGACCACGTAGAGTTCGTGCCCGTTGAACTCCTCCGTCCCCGTTACGGGACCGAAGTAGTCCTCGATGCTCGCTTTCAGGTCGGGCATTCGGTCTTCGAGATGCTCACCGCGTCGCATTTTGTATTCTTTCATGAGTTGGCCCCAGATTGGAGGGGTGGATGTTTACCCTTTTCGCGTCGCGCTTACTCTTGCTCGCTTAGGTATCCCTTTCGACACTCGGGACAGATGTCCCCCGCTCGAAGCGAGGACCCCGACGCTACCCCACCGAACTGGCCGCATTCGGGGCAGACGAGTTCCGCGTCGACGCTCGACTCCGAGGCTTGGTCCGGCTTCGGCGCTTCCCGCGCCCGCGTGAAACCGGTGTCCGTCTGCGGGTCGGGTCGCGTGGTTCGCACGAATCCCGTCTCCTCGCGCGGTTCGGCCTCCACGAACTCCGTCTCGTCGTCCATCTTCGGCGCGCTCTCGGGTGTCAAACTCCCGCCGAAGCTCACCTCGGCGTCGCTTCCGTCGCTGACCTGTGCATCGAACCCTTCGTCTTCCATCCCCGTGTCGGGCCACTCCATCGGTTCCCGCTCCGCGTCGCCCACGTTCGTATCTTCCGCCTCGGGCCACTCGCCGTGGCCGCGTTCGCCCTCGTCGGCTTCCTCGTCGTCCTCGTCTTCGAGGATGACGCCATCGTCTTCCTCCGCGCTCTCCGGCGGCTCGAAGTCGTCGTCGTTGAAGCTCACCGGCTCCGGGTTCGATTCAGGACCCGGCTCCGTGGTGGGTGAGGAGTCGATGATCTCCGTCTCGGACGGTGGTTCGACCTGTCGGTCCGCCGCCTTGCTCTCGATGGGTTCCGGCGTGGGTTCCGGTTCCTCTATCGCCGTCACCTCCTTGTTCTCGCTGACCACCTTCTCGTTTCCACAGCGTTGACACTCCTCGAACTCCCGGACCGTCACGACGACTTCGTTACCCTGCTCTTCGCGCTCGCGCTCTATTTCGGACTCACCGTAGTCATGCCCTATCAGCGAACATCTGAGACCCATTGAGTGAGGGTTATTTTCACGGTGTGATAAAAGGGTATTGTTTTTTCCAACGTTAGCCGAAGTTTTCCGTTTTCGCCTCGTCCGGGTCGTGTCCGGTCGCTGCCAGAACGTCGAGAGCGTCCGAGAGGAAGTCGGCGAACCCGTACACGAACGACCGTCCGTCCGCGCGAGAGAGGACGGTCCGTACTTCCTCGCTCTCGCTCACCGCCTCCTCCGTCAGGACGACCGTCGCACCGTCGGCTTCCAACTCTCGAAGTCGGTCCTCGTGGGCGGGTTCGTCGTCCCGATACACGATTGTCGCGTCGTTTCCGTCCGCCAACGCGCGCTCCCCGATTCCGACGGCCGGACCGATGCCCGGCCCACCCGCGAGGACGATGACGCGGGCTTCGCCCTCGTAGTACGACCGACCGAAGGGACCCGCGATGGACACCGTGTCTCCGGCCTCGCGCTCCGCGAGCCACGGACTGAGGTCCCCGTCCGGGTCGATTCCCACCGTAATTTCGAACGTCTCCGTCGCGGTCGGCGACGAGAGCGTGTAGTGGCGCGTGATTTCCTCACCGTCTACGATTCCAGCGACCTGGAGGAACTGTCCGGGACGGGCGTCGAATCCCGGCGGTGACTCGATCTCCAGCGCAATCGTCCCTGCTCCGACATTTCTCACCGATTTCACTTCGACTTCGGTTCCATCCATGGTGGGACGTTTGGCCGTAAGAACCAAATTCCTTCCCACTTCGCCGACTCTGCTTCAGAAGGCTTTTGATTTGCCACCGGGTAACGTAGCAGTGATGCAAGACCTGAACTGGGCCATCGGCGGCGAAGCCGGCGATGGAATCGATTCGACCGGGAAAATCTTTGCGCAGGCACTCTCCCGAGCGGGCCGACATGTCTTCACGTCGAAGGATTTCGCGTCCCGTATTCGAGGGGGCTACACCGCGTACAAGATCCGGTCGTCTACCGACCGAGTCGAGAGCGTCGTCGACCGACTGGACATCCTCGTGGCACTGACCCAGCGGACCATCGACGAGAACCTCGACGAACTTCACGAGGACAGCGTGATCATCTACGACGGGGAACGGACGGAGATGGAGGACGTCGACATCCCCGAGGAGATGATCGGATTGGCCGTTCCGCTCCGCAGTCTGGCGAAGGACGCGGGTGGAACCATCATGCAGAACACCGTCGCGCTCGGTGCGGCGTGTGAAGTGGCGAACTTCCCCATCGAGAACCTCGACAGCGCGCTCGACAAGAAGTTCGGCGCGAAGGGTGAGGCCATCGTCGAGAACAACAAGGAAGCCGCCCGTCTCGGACAGGAGTACGTCCAGGAGGAGTACGACTACGACTTCGAGTACGACGTGGAAACGACGGACAACGACTACGTCCTGCTCAACGGTGACGAGGCCATCGGCATGGGTGCTATCGCCGCTGGCTGTCGCTTCTACTCCGGCTACCCCATCACGCCCGCGACGAACGTCATGGAGTATCTCACGGGCCGAATCGAGCACTTCGGCGGCACGGTGATGCAGGCCGAGGACGAACTGTCGGCCATCAACATGGCGCTCGGCGCGGCGCGCGCTGGCGCACGCTCGATGACGGCGACGTCCGGTCCGGGTATCGACCTGATGACCGAGACGTTCGGTCTCATCGCACAGAGCGAGACGCCGCTCGTCATCTGCGACGTGATGCGCTCCGGTCCCTCGACCGGGATGCCGACGAAACAGGAACAGGGCGACCTGAACATGACGCTGTACGGCGGCCACGGCGAGATTCCGCGGTTCGTCGTCGCGCCGACGAACGTCGCCGAGTGTTTCCACAAGACCGTCGAGGCGTTCAACTTCGCCGAGAAGTACCAGACCCCCGTCTTCCTGCTCGCCGACCTCGCCATGGCCGTCACCGAGCAGACGTTCTCGCCCGAGGAGTTCGACATGGATTCCGTCGAAATCGAGCGCGGAAACATCGTGGACGAGGACGACATCGAGGCGTGGACGGACGAGAAGGACCGGTTCCAGCCCCACTTCCCGACCGCTGACGGCATCAGCCCGCGCGCGTTCCCCGGAACGAAGGGCGGTGCCCACATGTCCACCGGTCTCGAACACAATGCGCTCGGTCGGCGGACCGAGGACACCGAAATCCGCGTCGAGCAGGTCGACAAGCGAAACCGCAAGGTCGAGACGGCACAGGAAGAAGAAGACTGGAGTCCGCGCGAGTTCGGCGACGAAGACGCCGACACGCTCGTCATCTCGTGGGGGTCGAACGAAGGGCCGATGCGCGAAGCCCTCGACTTCCTCGAAGAGGACGACGTGAGCGTTCGGTTCCTCTCGGTTCCGTACATCTTCCCCCGCCCCGACCTCACCGAGGACATCGAGTCCGCGGACACCGTCATCGTGGTCGAGTGTAACGAAACCGGGCAGTTCGCCAACGTTCTCGAACACGACGCGCTCACTCGTGTCGAGCGGATAAACAAGTACAACGGTATTCGATTCAAGGCCGACGAGTTGGCCGACGACATCAAAGCGAAACTCGGACAGGAGGTAGAAGCATGAGTTCAGAGGTTCGATTCACCGACTTCAAGTCGGACAAGCAACCGACGTGGTGTCCCGGATGCGGCGACTTCGGGACGATGAACGGGATGATGAAGGCACTCGCCGAAACCGGCAACAGCCCGGACGACACGTTCGTCGTCGCGGGTATCGGCTGTTCCGGAAAAATCGGGACGTTCATGCACTCCTACGCGATTCACGGCGTGCACGGGCGTGCGCTTCCCGTCGGCACCGGCGTCAAACTCGCCAACCCCGACCTCGAAGTGATGGTCGCGGGCGGCGACGGTGACGGCTACTCCATCGGTGTGGGTCACTTTATCCACGCCGTGCGCCGGAACGTGGACATGTCCTACGTCGTCATGGACAACCGCATCTACGGGCTGACGAAGGGACAGGCCTCGCCGACCAGCCGCGAGGACTTCGAGACGAGTACGACGCCGGAAGGCCCGCAACAGCCCCCGGTCAACCCGCTCGCCCTCGCCCTCTCGGCGGGTGCGACGTTCATCGCACAGTCCTTCTCGACCGACGCACAGCGACACGCCGAAATCGTCCAGAAGGCCATCGAGCACGACGGCTTCGGCTTCGTGAACGTCTTCTCGCCCTGCGTCACGTTCAACGACGTGGACACGTACGACTACTTCCGCGACTCCATCGTCGACCTCGCGGACGAGGGTCACGACCCGCACGACTACGAGGCGGCCAAAGAGAAGATTCTCGACGCCAGCAAGGAGTATCAGGGCGTCATCTACCAGGACGAAGATAGCGTTCCGTACAGCGAACTCCACGGCATCGAGGGCAACATGTCCGAGATTCCCGACGGCGCACCCGAGGACGCGATGGACCTCGTGCGCGAGTTCTACTGACCCGGCACCCGTTTTCGACGGCTCGGTTTCCTTTTGTTTTACTCGCCTGCCAACGACCGGTTTCTCGTTCCACCTCGATTGCTCTCGACGTCTCCGGTTCAACTTCTGACCCACGACGTACGACTAAATCCGTTTCTCGCGGCCGTTTGCGTCTGTTTTTTATGATATGACCGGCAAGAACGGATAGAGATGACTGCGGAGATACGCGCTGTCGTCTGCGGTGCTGGGTGTCCCCCCGCCGCGGCGACCGTTTTACTCGATTCCCCCGACACTGGCCGACTTTGCGACGCTATCGGCGGCCGTTCGACCGTCGACGCGTCGTCAGTTCGAGCACCCGGCACAGAGGAGCGAACACCGTCCCCGTATCGGACGAAGGTGGCGGTATGAGCGACCATTTCGACGTTATCATCGCGGGCGCTGGCCCGGCCGGTGCACAGTGTGCCCGGGATTTGGCCCAACGGGGCTACGATGTCGTCGTCCTCGAAGCCGAAAAGGAAGACACGTTCCCGCGCCAGAGCAACAAGTCCACGGCCGGGACGTTCTCGTCCATGATGGCGGCGTTCGGCATCCCGGACGACGTGGTGATGAACTTCACCGACAACGTGGTCCTCGAATCGCCGAACGAACACTTCGTCCAGGCACAACCCGGTGCCGTCCTCGAATTCGCCGATTTCAAGCGGTTTTTGGTGGCGGACGGTCGGGACGAGGGTGCCGAATACTGGTTCGACGCCCGCGTCTCGAAGCCCATCATGAGCGGCAACGAAATCGTCGGCGTCCGCTACGCCGGGGACCAAGAGGTGTACGGCGACATCATCATCGACGCGACCGGTCCGAGCGCGCCGCTCGCAAAGAGTCTCGGCGTGACCAACCTGAAGCGCGAGAATCAGGCCATCGGCGTCGAGTTCGAGATGAAAGGCGTCGATGTGGACGCCGACGGCTATGCGGACCTCACCGACGCGATGATGCTTCGACTCGACCACGACCTCGCGCCGGGCGGCTACTCGTGGATTTTCCACACCGGAGAGGACACCGCGAAGGTCGGCCTCTGTTACATCCAAAACGAGAGCCACCACGACTACGCCAAGGAGGGAATGGGTATCGACGATTACCTCCAACACTGGTTGGACACCGACCCGCGGTTCGAGAACGCGGAACGGATGGAAGGCAAACAACACCGCGGGTCCGCCCACATCCAGATGCCCGGCGGCCTCTCCACGGACAACTTCATGGCCATCGGCGACACCGTGCCGACCATCGACCCGCTCTGGGGTGAGGGGATTCACACCGGCATGAAATCCGCGCGAGCGGCGGCGATAACCGCTGATCGCTGTTTCATGACCAGCGCATCGGACACCTCCGCGGAGAAGATGTCGATATACGACAATCTCTGGCACGGCGACGTCGCGCCGCAGATGCGGACGCGACTGCTGATGACGCAACTGCTCTATCTCGCCGAGAACGAGCGCTACGACACGCTGATTCGTGACCTCAAGCAACTCAGCCACGAGATGCGTGCGAACGCGAACAACGGGAAACTTCGCGGCATCATGAAGCTCCTCCACTGGGAGGACATCCCGCTCCTCAAGCGATTCGCCAGAGAACGGCTCCCGATGTAACGTCTCCGACGCTATTTTTCGGCCGAACTCGCGGTTCCCGTCTCTCGAATCCGGCGGCGATACTTTTCGAGCGCGTCGTCCAACGCGGCTCCGGCGTCCACGTCGAGTGCGTTCGCCACCGCGAGCAACGAGAACAGCGCGTCGCCGAGTTCGTCTTCCGTCACGTCGAGCGCCGCCGGGTCGTCACCCCATCCCGTGGATTTCGTCGCGTCGGCCGCGATTTCCCCGACCTCCGCGGCCAAATCGAGAATTCGATACGCGGGGTCGCTCTCCAGGTCGTGCTCCGCCACGAACGCGGCAACCGCCTCTTGTTCGTCCATACTCACTTTGAGCAGACATGTCGGAGTAAACTGTTCCGGTTCGCCTCGCTGCCTTCCGGTACGCAACGTGTGGTGGTCGAACTATCCCGCTCGGCGCGCGCTGACGGCGGCTCCGGACATCCGTGTCACCGACCGCGAGTACGGAAATGACGACTCCTACCGTCTCGTGTTGGGGTACTGATTATTACGGCAAATTACTGAACTCATATTTGTGACACTAAATTTCACTGAATTCTACTATAATATACTGTTTTCTACTATACTCCCACCACTTTCCCCACCGCCTTCCTTCCCTTCCTCTCCCACCGCCGCAAACCGAGGTCGCTCCGTTTCGGAGCGTCCTCGTCGAAATCATCCGCGAACTAATATGTCCTCGGAACGCGATTGACGTGATTGAACGTTCGGATGTGGGAGGGGAATCCGACGCGGCGAGGAGTACTTCGATTCGGCGCGGTAGCGGCCGGTGTCGGCGTGGCGGGGAGTTCCGGCCGACGAACCGAGAGCGACGTTGATTGTCTGTCCGGGGACCGCGGGACGAACGGCGAAGCGGACGCTCCGGTCGACGTTCGCGGAGCCATCTACTTCCCGTCCAGAGCGTACAACACGTTCCAGATGTGGCACGGCTACGACCCCGACGTCATCGAACGCGACCTCTGCTATGCGAGTCGGATTAACCTGAACGCGCTGCGGGTGTGGCTGAGTTTCGAAACGTGGCGGCGCGAGCCGTTGCGGTTCGGACTCCGACTCGAACACTTCCTGACGACGGCGGCGAACCACGGCCTCCGGGTCCTGCTCGGCATCTTCGAAGGTATCGGGTTGAATCCCACGGAACGCCAACTGCAAAACACCGACCCGCTCACCGCTCGGCCGGTGTTCTCGCCGTCGCGGGAGATCATGGAACAGCGAGCGCGCTGGCACCTGCCGCGACGGTTCATCCGGTGGTTCATGGAACGCCACCGCGACGATTCGCGCCTGCTGGCCATCGAACTGATGAACGAACCCGGCTGGAAGCCGTGGAAGATGCGGTTCGCGCGGGCGATGTTCCGAACGCTCGCCGACCAGCGCGGACGCGTCCCGCTGTCGGTCGGTTCGACGAACATCCCGAACAACCGGGACTACCGAACGTGGGGGAGCGAAGTGTACCAGTGCCACAAGAACTTCGCCCACACCGAAGGGCAGTACCGTCGGTTGCTTCGCCGTATCAACGCGACCGAGCGTCGGACCGGTCGCCCCGTCTGGCTGACGGAGTGGCAGCGACTCGCACCGCCCCGAAAGGGAACCGGAACACATCCGCCGAACTACGCGTCGCTCGCTCCCTTGATTCGGCGGGCGGGCGTCGGCAACTTCTTCTGGTCGCTCATGGTCAAACCCGCGTATCAGGTCTATCGCCGAGAACAGGGATTGATAAGCGGAATATTCCACGAGGACGGCACGGTCTGGAGCGCGGACGATGCCCGGGCCATCAAAGCGATGTCGGGCGACCCCACTTTTTCGGGCGAGGAACGCCCCGAATGGCCGTCGTGGGCCGAGTCCGTTCGGAACGCCGTCACCGACTAGACGTCCCGTATCGCTCGTTCAGCGTCGTCGAGGACCGCTTCGCGGTCGAAGTCGGCGACGATAGCTTCCAGTTCGTCGCGGGACGCGTCCGCGAGGTCGCGGGCGTGCTCCGTTACGTTCGGCACCGCGCGGATGATGTTGTCGATTATCGGAATCGCGGCGGTTCGCGGCGAGCGCGAGAGCGGATTCAGGTCGATGACGATCTCCGTCTTTCCCATCTCGCCGAGCGCTTCGGCCCGGTCGCCGTCCTCCAGCGGGACGAGGACGACATCCGCATCGTAAATCCCGTCTTCGTCCACCTTCCCCCGCTCGTGTTCCAGTCCGGGAATGCGAGCGTCCGCGGCGAGTCCCTTCACGTTCGTCGCGCCGTGTTCACGGAGGTGGTCGGCGATGGCCCGCATGCGTTCTTCCGTCCGTCCGAACAGGTTCACCTCGATGTCCGCGCCGGTCGCCTCGGCGAGGGCGACGGTTTCGCCCGGCACGAGCGCCGCTACGTTTCCGTTCACCGAGAGCACCGCGTGCTCCGCGAGGAGCAGTTGCGCCGCGGCCGCCCGCTCCGCCGCGTCGGCGCTCGGGAGGGTTTCCTCGCCGAGCAGGTAGTCGAACGACTCGCCGCGACCTTCGGCGATGAGTCCTTGTTTGCTCGTGATACCCTTCTCGACGCCCTCCTCGATTCGGTGGCGCGTGAGAAGCGACTGGTATCGCGGATGGTCCTCGGGAATCTCCACCTCGTCGGTCATACCCGGTTCTCCGAAGCGGGGGGAGAAAACAGCCGTGATTCGATTCCGAACGCCTATTCGAGCACCGTCGCTCCGGCGTGGTGCGTTTTGCAGGCGCGTGCGTCGTACCCCGCATCGGAGAGGCCCGTATCGAGCGCGAAGACGGTTTCACCCAGCATCGCCATCGAGGCGTACCCACCCGCCGCGTGAACGTCGTCGATGACCGCCCGAACCTCGTCGGTGAGCAGGCCGGTCCGTTCCGCGAAGGCGTTCGATTCTGCCATGAACGTCTGCAGCGTCGGTTGGTTCACCAACGCGACGAGCGCGTCCACGCCCGCCCGCGAGAGTCGGTTCGTGCTCCCCGAGAGCACCTCGGCGGTGGACAGTTCACCGAGCGAGAGATACTCGACGGTCGCCCGCGTCGGCACGCCGTCGAGACGGTTGTGTTCGGGTCCGCCGGGTTCGAGTCGGATGGGGATTCCGCCGCGCGCCTGTGCCACCACGTCGCCGAGTCCGGTTCCCGCTGCGACCTCCGCCTTGTGCGCGAGCGTCACGAGTTCGTTCTCGGAGCGTCCGTCGCCGAAGACGTCGTTCGCGGCGTACGCGGTTCCGAGCGCGACCGCGCCCGAGACGCCGAACCCCGAACCGAGCGGGAGGGTCGTCTCGGCCGAGATGCGTGCCGTCTCGTCCAGTTCGTCCAACACGCGTCGCCCGGATTCGACGGCCGCGAACTCGCCGTTCAGTTCGATACTCGTCTCCGCGGCCGGTTCGACGGTCACGGTGACTCCCTCCGAAAGCGTCAGCCCCGCCCCGCGAGACCCCGCCCGTTCGGGGTCGTCGGCCTCGTGAATGCTGAAAAACCCCGTGATGTGGCCGGGAACGAACGCGCGACCAACCTCGTCGCTCATACCCCCGCTTTCGGGCGACAGCGTATAACGGTTAAAATTCGTCGTCGTCATTCGGCGGTTTTGTTCGCGCGAAGATGCCGTCCACGATTCTGCTCGAAGACGGTGGCAATCTCGCGGGAACTGAGTCGTTCCACTTCGCTTCACTCCTCGCTCCCACTCGAAAACAGCGGTTTCGTCTACGGACTCAACCGCTGTCTATCTCGTGGGAACAGAACAGCCTCTCGAATGTTGTCCAACCCGAGCATCGTCATGATGAGACGCTCGCCGCCGAGACCCCACCCGGCGTGCGGCGGCATGCCGTACTTGAACATCTTCGTGTAGTAGTCGAACGCCTCGGGGTCCAGTCCCTGCTGTTCGAACCCTTCGACGAGGCGGTCGTAGCGGTGTTCACGCTGCCCGCCGGAGACGAGTTCCATGCGCGGATGCATCATGTCGAAACCGGTCGAAAGCTCCTCGTCGTCGTCGTGGTCCTTGATGTAGAACGGCTTGATTTCGCTGGGCCAGTCGGTGATGAAGTAGTGGGTGCCCACGTCCTCGCCGAGCGCCTTCTCGCCCTCGGTCGGCAGGTCGTCGCCCCAGACGAGCATCTCGTCGAGTTCGCCGGTGGCGTTGATGCGCTCGATGGCCTCCTCGTAGGTAAGTCGCGGGAAGTCGCCCTCGGGCACTTCGAAGTCGATGTCGAGCGCGTCGAGTTCGTCCTGACAGTTCTCGGCGACGCCCTCGTAGGCGGCCTTGACGACCGCTTCACAGGCGTCCATCGCCTCGTTATGGTCGTAAAACGCGCTCTCGAAGTCGATGCTGGTCGCTTCGTTCAGGTGGCGCGGCGTGTTGTGCTCTTCCGCGCGGAATATGGGACCGATTTCGAAGACGCGTTCGAGACCCGAACCGACCATGAGCTGTTTGAACAGCTGCGGCGACTGGTTCATGAACGCCTCCTCGCCGAAGTAGGTGATGGGGAACAGTTCCGTTCCGCCCTCCGTCCCCGTCGCCACGATTTTCGGCGTGTTGATTTCGCTGCAACCGAGGTCGCGGAACGTCTCGCGCACTGCGCGGAGCACTTCGCCGCGAATCTTGAACACGGCCTCGACATCTTCTTTGCGCGCGTCGAGCGTTCGGTTGTCGAGACGCGTCGAGAGGTCGGCATCGACCTTGCCGCTGGGGTCGAGCGGGAGTTCCGGTTCGGCCTCCGCGATGACCGCCACGTCCGTCGGGACGATTTCGACGTCCGTCGGCGCGCGCGGTTCTTCTTTCACGTCGCCCGTGATTTCGACGACGCTCTCGCGGTTGACGCCGAGGCCGGTCTCGACGAGCTCCTCGTCCATGTCGTCTTTCTCGAACTTGACCTGAATCTTCCCCGTCGTGTCGCGGACGATGAGGAACGCGATACCGCCGAGGTCGCGGATTTCGTGGACCCAGCCAGCGACCGTGACGGTCTCGCCGGGTTCGGCATCCGCGGTGTAGGTTCGGTTCTGCATACGGCCCAATTCTCCCGGGACGTGCTTAAACGCGTTCGTTTTCCCCCGTCGGGCGCGTCAACCCGGCGGCGACCGTCTCGACGAACGTGTCGCGCATGACCGGGTAGTATTCCTCGCCGAGCTGTTCCCGGTACGCCGTGAGGAATTTCACCGACCCCATCACGCCCACGATGGCGGCCGGGTCGCCGTCGCGGACGCTCCCCTCGGCCTGCCACGCTTCGACGTACGGGAGGAGGTGGGCGAACGACGCGGCACGCATCGATTCGTACTCCTCCTTTGAGATGCCGTCCATCGTCCGCAAGACGGTTTCCCACTCGTCGCCCGCGACCAACCGCTCGAACAGCGGGTTCTCCTCCATCTCATCGGCCAACAGCGTCATGAATCGCCGAATCGCGCGCTCGGGGTCGTCTTCCGTCTCGAACGAGTTGGCGATGAGGTCGTCGGCCGTCTCGTGCCCCTCGCGTTGCAGAATTTCGAAGTAGAGCGCCTCCTTGGAGTCGAAAAACCGATAAAACGTCCCGTTGGCGATTCCGACCGGATCCGTGAGGTCGGAGATGGTGGTCTTTTTCACCCCGTACCGTGCGAACAGGTCGGTCCCCGTCTCCATCAGCTGGTCCCGTATCCGCTCGCGCTCAGCGTCGTCAAATCCCTTCATGCGATGTCTTTCCGTTGGAAGATGACGAGGCTCACGGACACCAACGCCGCGATTCCGACGAGCAGGATTCCCGCCCCCGTCCAG is part of the Haladaptatus paucihalophilus DX253 genome and encodes:
- a CDS encoding pantoate kinase encodes the protein MSDEVGRAFVPGHITGFFSIHEADDPERAGSRGAGLTLSEGVTVTVEPAAETSIELNGEFAAVESGRRVLDELDETARISAETTLPLGSGFGVSGAVALGTAYAANDVFGDGRSENELVTLAHKAEVAAGTGLGDVVAQARGGIPIRLEPGGPEHNRLDGVPTRATVEYLSLGELSTAEVLSGSTNRLSRAGVDALVALVNQPTLQTFMAESNAFAERTGLLTDEVRAVIDDVHAAGGYASMAMLGETVFALDTGLSDAGYDARACKTHHAGATVLE
- the aspS gene encoding aspartate--tRNA(Asn) ligase, producing MQNRTYTADAEPGETVTVAGWVHEIRDLGGIAFLIVRDTTGKIQVKFEKDDMDEELVETGLGVNRESVVEITGDVKEEPRAPTDVEIVPTDVAVIAEAEPELPLDPSGKVDADLSTRLDNRTLDARKEDVEAVFKIRGEVLRAVRETFRDLGCSEINTPKIVATGTEGGTELFPITYFGEEAFMNQSPQLFKQLMVGSGLERVFEIGPIFRAEEHNTPRHLNEATSIDFESAFYDHNEAMDACEAVVKAAYEGVAENCQDELDALDIDFEVPEGDFPRLTYEEAIERINATGELDEMLVWGDDLPTEGEKALGEDVGTHYFITDWPSEIKPFYIKDHDDDEELSTGFDMMHPRMELVSGGQREHRYDRLVEGFEQQGLDPEAFDYYTKMFKYGMPPHAGWGLGGERLIMTMLGLDNIREAVLFPRDRQRLSP
- a CDS encoding TetR/AcrR family transcriptional regulator, whose product is MKGFDDAERERIRDQLMETGTDLFARYGVKKTTISDLTDPVGIANGTFYRFFDSKEALYFEILQREGHETADDLIANSFETEDDPERAIRRFMTLLADEMEENPLFERLVAGDEWETVLRTMDGISKEEYESMRAASFAHLLPYVEAWQAEGSVRDGDPAAIVGVMGSVKFLTAYREQLGEEYYPVMRDTFVETVAAGLTRPTGENERV